From a region of the Paralichthys olivaceus isolate ysfri-2021 chromosome 4, ASM2471397v2, whole genome shotgun sequence genome:
- the npdc1b gene encoding neural proliferation differentiation and control protein 1 isoform X2: MWAPLLGQAAVFAALVALSSCLTGSHLCPRSLDCARAGRHFCPPSSSHCGPCLRPLVENSHGQCVVKRRHAPHSSVHFNNGETNTYPELDEEIDFLSAVISEHRTESRLPASPSQDVSNPKTKQLSVLSYDHRAPITEPPVSQSVPVTTLAPSTTNNTTDTTPTLLRDPVILSYPSNDHVFIIMSSVFIVAGSLALIMAGACWVRLQKGLHLTQKMDSPVHRLIRAQAFDNLPGDKKLAHSAQMYHYQHQKQQMLSLEKNRDEPKVPDSGASTDEENEDGDFTVYECPGLAPTGEMEVKNPLFDDSPLYLQRFH; this comes from the exons ATGTGGGCCCCGCTGCTCGGCCAGGCTGCGGTGTTTGCGGCCCTTGTGGCGCTGAGCTCCTGCTTGACAG GGTCTCACCTGTGCCCCCGGAGTTTAGACTGTGCCCGAGCAGGACGACACTTCTGCCCGCCCAGCAGCTCACACTGCGGCCCCTGCCTGCGCCCTCTGGTGGAGAACTCCCATGGCCAATGCGTGGTCAAGAGAAGACACGCTCCTCACTCCTCTGTGCACTTCAATAACG gtgagacCAACACCTACCCTGAGCTGGATGAAGAGATCGACTTCCTGTCTGCCGTCATCAGTGAACACAGAACAGAGTCTCGTCTGCCAG CTTCACCCTCCCAGGATGTCTCTAATCCCAAAACCAAGCAGCTCAGTGTGCTCAGCTACGACCACAGAGCACCTATCACAGAGCCGCCCGTGAGCCAGAGCGTCCCGGTCACCACACTGGCTCCATCCACCACCAACAACACCACAGACACCACTCCCACTTTGCTCAGAGACCCCGTCATCCTCTCCTACCCGTCCAATGACCATGTCTTCATTA tcatgAGTAGCGTCTTCATCGTGGCAGGGTCGCTGGCTTTGATAATGGCAGGGGCCTGTTGGGTCAG ATTGCAGAAAGGTCTGCATCTAACTCAGAAGATGGACTCTCCTGTACATCGACTGATCAGAGCCCAAGCTTTTGATAATTTG CCTGGGGACAAGAAGCTGGCCCACAGTGCCCAGATGTACCACTACCAGCACCAGAAGCAGCAAATGCTTTCCCTGGAGAA AAACAGGGATGAGCCAAAGGTTCCTGACTCAGGAGCATCAACAGATGAGGAGAACGAGGACGGGGATTTCACAGTATATGAGTGTCCTGGATTGGCACCT acGGGGGAAATGGAAGTGAAGAACCCGCTGTTTGATGACTCCCCCCTTTACCTTCAGAGGTTCCACTAG
- the npdc1b gene encoding neural proliferation differentiation and control protein 1 isoform X1, which produces MWAPLLGQAAVFAALVALSSCLTAGSHLCPRSLDCARAGRHFCPPSSSHCGPCLRPLVENSHGQCVVKRRHAPHSSVHFNNGETNTYPELDEEIDFLSAVISEHRTESRLPASPSQDVSNPKTKQLSVLSYDHRAPITEPPVSQSVPVTTLAPSTTNNTTDTTPTLLRDPVILSYPSNDHVFIIMSSVFIVAGSLALIMAGACWVRLQKGLHLTQKMDSPVHRLIRAQAFDNLPGDKKLAHSAQMYHYQHQKQQMLSLEKNRDEPKVPDSGASTDEENEDGDFTVYECPGLAPTGEMEVKNPLFDDSPLYLQRFH; this is translated from the exons ATGTGGGCCCCGCTGCTCGGCCAGGCTGCGGTGTTTGCGGCCCTTGTGGCGCTGAGCTCCTGCTTGACAG cAGGGTCTCACCTGTGCCCCCGGAGTTTAGACTGTGCCCGAGCAGGACGACACTTCTGCCCGCCCAGCAGCTCACACTGCGGCCCCTGCCTGCGCCCTCTGGTGGAGAACTCCCATGGCCAATGCGTGGTCAAGAGAAGACACGCTCCTCACTCCTCTGTGCACTTCAATAACG gtgagacCAACACCTACCCTGAGCTGGATGAAGAGATCGACTTCCTGTCTGCCGTCATCAGTGAACACAGAACAGAGTCTCGTCTGCCAG CTTCACCCTCCCAGGATGTCTCTAATCCCAAAACCAAGCAGCTCAGTGTGCTCAGCTACGACCACAGAGCACCTATCACAGAGCCGCCCGTGAGCCAGAGCGTCCCGGTCACCACACTGGCTCCATCCACCACCAACAACACCACAGACACCACTCCCACTTTGCTCAGAGACCCCGTCATCCTCTCCTACCCGTCCAATGACCATGTCTTCATTA tcatgAGTAGCGTCTTCATCGTGGCAGGGTCGCTGGCTTTGATAATGGCAGGGGCCTGTTGGGTCAG ATTGCAGAAAGGTCTGCATCTAACTCAGAAGATGGACTCTCCTGTACATCGACTGATCAGAGCCCAAGCTTTTGATAATTTG CCTGGGGACAAGAAGCTGGCCCACAGTGCCCAGATGTACCACTACCAGCACCAGAAGCAGCAAATGCTTTCCCTGGAGAA AAACAGGGATGAGCCAAAGGTTCCTGACTCAGGAGCATCAACAGATGAGGAGAACGAGGACGGGGATTTCACAGTATATGAGTGTCCTGGATTGGCACCT acGGGGGAAATGGAAGTGAAGAACCCGCTGTTTGATGACTCCCCCCTTTACCTTCAGAGGTTCCACTAG